CGCTCGCTTCTTGCATTGACGCAAAGTTTCAGCGCATTCAATTTACGCCGGATTTGCTTCCCGCCGATTTGATTGGAACGCTCATTTACAATCAAAAGGAAACACGATTTGAAACGAAACGCGGACCGATTTTCGCAAACTTTATCCTTGCAGATGAAATCAATCGCTCGCCGGCAAAAGTGCAAAGCGCATTACTCGAAGCAATGCAAGAACGACAAGTAACGATTGGTGAAGATACGTTCAAACTTCCCGAGCCGTTTCTCGTTCTCGCAACACAAAATCCGATTGAGCAAGAAGGAACGTATCCGCTTCCCGAAGCGCAAGTTGACCGCTTTATGTTGAAATTGAAAATCACGTATCCCGCGAAAGAGGAAGAACTTTTAGTGATGCGACAAAACGTGAATGGTGTTGTTGCCGATATTAAAAAAGTTGTTGACCCGAAACAAATTCTTCATGCGCGTGGTGTTGTCGGGGAAATTTATATGGATGAAAAAATCGAGCGCTACATTCTTGATATTGTTTTTGCTTCGCGTAATCCAAAAGAGTACAAAATGGAAAAAGTTTCGTCGCTGATTAGTTACGGAGCATCGCCGCGTGCATCAATCAATCTCGCGCTCGCATCGAAAGCATACGCATTTATCAAACGCCGCGGTTATGTTATTCCCGAAGATGTTCGCGCAATCGCAATGGATGTTCTTCGCCACAGAATCGGTTTAACGTACGAAGCAGAAGCAGAAGAACGCACATCGGAGAGTATCGTCGAAGAAATTTTGAATAATGTGGAAGTGCCATAATTGCTCTTTGTGTTTCTTTGTGAACTTTGTGTCTT
The sequence above is drawn from the Ignavibacteria bacterium genome and encodes:
- a CDS encoding AAA family ATPase, which produces EKIKQESAFVDLLTMEIGKSIIGQKYMVERLLIGLLSNGHILLEGVPGLAKTLAVKSLASCIDAKFQRIQFTPDLLPADLIGTLIYNQKETRFETKRGPIFANFILADEINRSPAKVQSALLEAMQERQVTIGEDTFKLPEPFLVLATQNPIEQEGTYPLPEAQVDRFMLKLKITYPAKEEELLVMRQNVNGVVADIKKVVDPKQILHARGVVGEIYMDEKIERYILDIVFASRNPKEYKMEKVSSLISYGASPRASINLALASKAYAFIKRRGYVIPEDVRAIAMDVLRHRIGLTYEAEAEERTSESIVEEILNNVEVP